One region of Longimicrobiales bacterium genomic DNA includes:
- a CDS encoding SRPBCC family protein has protein sequence MTSLHLATETVVAAAPAKLWEVMSDYGTAWKWMDLKEDEYVVSAGSAIGSTRTMTHMPETFVEIVRKNDAETMSFSYEATEGAAQVNLSKYVPTFQVVPEGSGSKVLYSVDFVVVNPGEGMPKDGEPPFATADGLKAMFVDIYAGWVNNAAKLAM, from the coding sequence ATGACATCGCTCCACTTAGCGACCGAGACCGTGGTGGCCGCAGCCCCCGCGAAGCTCTGGGAGGTCATGTCCGACTACGGGACGGCGTGGAAGTGGATGGACCTCAAGGAGGACGAGTACGTCGTCTCCGCGGGCAGCGCGATCGGCTCCACCCGCACCATGACGCACATGCCCGAGACCTTCGTCGAGATCGTGCGCAAGAACGACGCGGAGACCATGTCGTTCTCCTACGAGGCCACCGAGGGGGCCGCCCAGGTCAACCTGTCCAAGTACGTACCGACGTTTCAGGTCGTGCCGGAGGGCAGCGGGTCCAAGGTCCTGTACTCCGTCGACTTCGTCGTCGTGAACCCGGGCGAGGGAATGCCGAAAGACGGCGAGCCTCCGTTCGCCACGGCCGACGGGCTGAAGGCGATGTTTGTGGACATCTACGCTGGGTGGGTAAACAACGCCGCCAAGCTGGCG